From Schizosaccharomyces pombe strain 972h- genome assembly, chromosome: II, the proteins below share one genomic window:
- the mcm7 gene encoding MCM complex subunit Mcm7 codes for MALPTIDLKIPEYEECQHKITDFLSHFKQEQVQDGQQNQDISMSDAGDEPFLKSKYMDILQKISNRESNVINVDLNDLYEFDPSDTQLLHNIESNAKRFVELFSQCADALMPPPTVEINYRNEVLDVIMQQRVQRNENIDPEHKGFPPELTRGYDLYFRPVTRNKKPFSVRDLRGENLGSLLTVRGIVTRTSDVKPSLTVNAYTCDRCGYEVFQEIRQKTFLPMSECPSDECKKNDAKGQLFMSTRASKFLPFQEVKIQELTNQVPIGHIPRSLTVHLYGAITRSVNPGDIVDISGIFLPTPYTGFRAMRAGLLTDTYLECHYVSQIIKNYTNIEKTPQSEAAIAELNQGGNVYEKLAKSIAPEIYGHEDVKKALLLLLVGGVTKELGDGMRIRGDINICLTGDPGVAKSQLLKYISKVAPRGVYTTGRGSSGVGLTAAVMRDPVTDEMVLEGGALVLADNGICCIDEFDKMDESDRTAIHEVMEQQTISISKAGITTTLNARTSILAAANPLYGRYNPKVAPIHNINLPAALLSRFDILFLILDTPSRETDEHLAQHVTYVHMHNEQPKMDFEPLDPNMIRHYISSARQYRPVVPKDVCDYVTGAYVQLRQNQKRDEANERQFAHTTPRTLLAILRMGQALARLRFSNRVEIGDVDEALRLMSVSKSSLYDDLDPSSHDTTITSKIYKIIRDMLNSIPDVEGNERSLTLRAIRERVLAKGFTEDHLINTIQEYTDLGVLLTTNNGQTIMFLDPDLHMEN; via the coding sequence ATGGCACTTCCCACCatagatttaaaaatccCAGAGTATGAAGAATGTCAACATAAAATTACGGATTTTCTATCCCACTTCAAGCAGGAACAGGTTCAAGATGGACAACAAAATCAGGATATTTCGATGTCGGATGCAGGTGATGagccttttttaaaatcaaagtATATGGATATACTACAAAAAATCTCCAATCGAGAGTCAAATGTTATTAATGTTGATTTGAATGATTTGTACGAGTTCGATCCAAGTGATACTCAGCTTTTGCATAATATTGAATCTAATGCTAAACGGTTTGTTGAACTTTTTTCGCAGTGCGCAGATGCGTTGATGCCTCCTCCTACTGTGGAAATTAATTATCGCAACGAAGTACTTGATGTAATTATGCAGCAACGTGTTCAAAGGAATGAAAATATAGACCCTGAGCATAAAGGATTTCCTCCTGAATTAACCCGAGGTTATGACTTATACTTTCGACCAGTAACTCGCAACAAAAAACCATTCAGCGTTCGTGATTTAAGAGGCGAAAACTTGGGATCTCTTTTGACTGTCCGTGGTATAGTTACTCGTACAAGTGATGTTAAGCCTAGCTTAACTGTAAATGCTTATACATGTGATCGATGTGGGTATGAAGTGTTTCAAGAAATCCGTCAGAAGACATTCCTTCCAATGTCTGAATGTCCTTCGGATGAATGTAAAAAGAATGATGCAAAAGGTCAGCTTTTCATGAGCACAAGAGCCAGTaaatttcttccttttcaggaagtaaaaatacaagaaTTAACGAACCAAGTACCTATTGGCCATATCCCTAGATCATTAACCGTCCACTTATATGGTGCTATCACTCGCTCTGTAAATCCTGGCGATATCGTTGATATTTCTGGTATATTTTTGCCGACTCCGTATACTGGTTTTCGAGCAATGCGCGCCGGGCTCTTAACCGATACTTACTTAGAATGCCATTATGTTTCacaaatcattaaaaattacacaaatattgaaaaaactcCTCAATCGGAGGCTGCTATCGCTGAATTAAATCAAGGAGGCAATGTGTACGAAAAACTGGCCAAGTCCATTGCTCCCGAGATATATGGACATGAAGATgttaaaaaagctttacTTCTGTTGCTTGTCGGAGGTGTTACTAAAGAGTTAGGGGATGGAATGAGAATTCGTGGTGacataaatatttgtttaactGGTGATCCTGGTGTCGCAAAATCtcaattattaaagtaTATTTCGAAGGTTGCCCCGAGAGGAGTATACACCACAGGTCGTGGATCTTCAGGTGTTGGTTTAACTGCTGCTGTAATGCGTGATCCAGTGACGGATGAAATGGTTTTAGAGGGAGGTGCCTTAGTACTTGCTGACAACGGTATTTGCTGCATTGACGAATTTGATAAGATGGATGAAAGTGACCGTACAGCAATTCATGAAGTAATGGAACAGCAAActatttcaatttcaaaggCAGGAATCACTACGACTTTAAATGCTCGAACAAGTATTTTGGCCGCTGCGAACCCCTTATATGGACGATATAATCCGAAAGTGGCACCAATCCACAATATAAATCTTCCAGCTGCACTGCTTTCCCGgtttgatattttatttttaattttagatACTCCTTCTCGTGAAACAGACGAGCATTTGGCACAACACGTAACATATGTTCACATGCATAACGAACAACCTAAAATGGACTTTGAACCATTAGATCCAAACATGATTAGGCATTATATTTCTTCTGCTAGACAATATCGCCCAGTCGTACCAAAGGATGTATGCGACTATGTTACTGGTGCTTATGTTCAACTTCGACAAAACCAAAAGCGTGATGAAGCCAATGAGCGTCAATTCGCTCACACTACTCCACGTACACTTCTCGCTATTTTGCGAATGGGACAAGCATTAGCTCGTTTGCGTTTCAGTAATAGAGTGGAGATTGGCGATGTTGATGAAGCTTTGAGATTAATGTCTGTTTCAAAGTCATCACTATACGATGATTTGGATCCTAGTTCTCACGATACTACTATTACCTcgaaaatatataaaattattcgAGACATGCTTAATAGCATACCAGATGTTGAAGGCAATGAACGCTCACTTACACTACGTGCTATTCGTGAACGCGTACTTGCTAAGGGTTTTACTGAAgatcatttaataaatacaataCAGGAATATACAGACCTTGGTGTTCTTTTAACTACAAACAATGGTCAAACAATAATGTTCCTCGATCCGGATTTACATATGGAGAATTAA